The following DNA comes from Kitasatospora sp. NBC_01287.
TGCGCGTAGAGCGACGACGGCCCGGTCTCCAGCACGGTGGCCAGGCGCCGCATGCTCAGGGCTTCGTATCCCTCGCTAGCCACGATGCCGAACGCGGTGCTGATGATGGCCTCGACCGTGATCGGCGTCTTGCGTCCGGCGGAGGGCCCACGCCGGGCCGCGGGTGCGCTCGAACCGGTGCCGAGCTGGTGCCGCGCTGCGCGCCGTTCCTGCGGAGTCGGTGACATACGGGCAGTCTAGCGAATCGACGAACAGTGTTCCACATCACTAAGAACGGTGTTCGTATTGTTCAGAACGCCGCTCTGCTGTAGAACGGTGTTCGTGTCCATTGACCAGCAAACCTCTCCCCTGCCCACCACCACGCTGCCGCTGCGCACCGCGTGGCTCGTCCTGGCCGTCGTGGTCATGGCCGACATCATGGATCTGCTCGACTCCAGCATCGCCAACCTCGCCGGCCCGTCCATCCGCGCCGACCTCGGCGGCGGCCAGGTGACGGTGCAGTGGGTGCTGAGCGCCTACACCGCGGCCTTCGCGCTCGGCCTGGTCGCCTCGGGACGGCTCGGTGACCTGCTCGGACGCCGACGGCTCTTCCTGCTCGGCCTGACCGGCTTCACCCTGGCCTCGCTGGCCTGCGGCCTCGCCCCCGACCCGGCCTTCCTGATCGTCGCCCGCACGCTGCAGGGCCTGTGCGGGTCGGTCATGATCCCGCAGGGCATGGCCCTGATGAAGATCGTGTTCCCGCCCCAGCACCTGCGCAAGGCACTGACCCCGGTCGGGCCGCTGATGGGCCTGACCATGGTGGCCGGCCCCATCCTGGCCGGCTGGCTGCTCCACCTGGACCTCTTCGGCAGCCAGTGGCGCTCCATCTTCCTGATCAACGTCCCGTTCGGCATCGCCGCCCTCCTGCTCGGCCGGCGCGTGCTGCCGCACCGCGGCGGGGAGGACCCGACCGCCCGCCTCGACCTCACCGGCATCGGCCTGCTCACCGCGGCCTCGGCCCTGCTCATCGTCCCGCTCATCCAAGGACGCGAACTCGGCTGGCCCACCTGGACCTACGCCATGATGGCCGCCGCGGCCGCCCTGCTCGCGCTGTTCGTCTTCTCCGAACGGCGCAGCGAGCACCCGGTGATCACGCCCTCGCTGCTCCGCAAGCGCAGCTTCGTCGTCGGCCTGATGATCGTGGCCGGCTTCTACGCGTCACTGAGCGCGTTCGTCCTCGTCATCAACCTGCTGCTGCAACTGGGCCTGGGCTGGACGCCGTTGCGCACCGGCCTCACCCTCATCCCCTGGGCCCTGGGCACCGCCGTCGCCGTCCTGCTCGCCGGCGCCGTGCTCGCCGAGAAGCTGGGCCGCGCCGGCCTGCGCCTGGGGCTCGCCATCGCCGTCATCGGCCTGCTGGCCCTGTGCTGGTCCACCGCCCACTGGGGCGCCGGCATCACCATCTGGAACCTGGCGCCCGCGCTGCTGCTCACCGGCTTCGGCTCCGGGCTGGTCTTCGTCCCGCTGGTCGACTTCATCCTCGGCGACGCCACCACCGAGGAGGTCGGCACCGGCGCGGGCCTGCTCAACGCCGTCCAGCAGTTCGCCGGCGCCATCGGCGTCGCCGCCATCGGCACGGTGTTCTTCGCCCGGGTCGGGCACCCGTCCGTCCACTCCTACCTCGCCGCCGCGGAACTGGTCTTCGCCATCGCCGCGGTCCTGAACCTCCTCACCCTGCTGCTGGTGGGTCTGCTGCCCGAGCACGCCCAGCAGGCACACGGCTGAGCCGCCTGGCCAGGAGCCGCCCGGTCGTCCTTGAGGAGGTCGAACTCGACGAGGAGTTCGCCGACTTCGGTGGACTCCAGGCGGTGCAGGAGCCGCTCGCGGACGAACGCGGGGCCGGCCAGGTCGAGTTCGGCTCCGTCACGCGGGCAGCTCGCGGCGGCCACTCGCTGGATCACGCTGAAATCATTGGCCCGTGCTCGCCCCGTTCGGTACGGTCGCGGAATTGCCCTCGCCGCTGGGGCCTGCGAGGTTCGCGCGCGGCTCGCCCGGCAGTTCCCCGACCGAGAGTGGGTTTCGTCCATGGCATGTCGTATCAGTGAGCTCGTACTCGGTTGCCGCGACCCCGAGGCGCTGGCGCGGTTCTGGTGCGAGGTCCTGGACTTCGTCGTGCTCCACCGCGAGGACGACGGCTCGCTCGAGATCGGGCCGCGTGAAGGGTTCGGCGGCCCGCAACCGACGATCGTCCTCAGCCGCAGCGACGAGCCGGAGCCGGGGAAGTCCCGGCTGCACATCGACGTCAACGCCACCGACCGCGATCAGGACGCCGAGCTCGAACGCCTCCTGGCGCTCGGTGCGCGCCCGGCCGACATCGGCCAGAGCGGGCAGGAGCAGTGGCACGTCCTGGTCGACCCCGAGGGCAACGAGTTCTGCCTGCTCAAGGCCCGCCTCAACCCGCTCTGATCCTCATCGGTCATGCCTCGACCCGGGTGAGGTCCGCCGAAGACGCGGTGATCCGGGAGATCGGGGCGACTCGGGGGCGCTCGGCCGGCGACGGGCCGCTCACCTCGCCCCCTCTTTCGCGCGCACGTGGCAGGCGTCCACGTGCGCGCGAAAGGGGTGCCCCGATGGCATTCGCCGAGCGGCGGTGACGGTCAGGGCTTCACGGAAACGTGCGACTGCTCGAAGATCAAGCTAGTACGCGTGGTGGACCTGCCAGAACGACCAGGCGTCACACGGACTGCCGTAGGTGGCGTTCATGTAGCCCAGGCCCCACTTGATCTGGGTCGCGGGGTTGGTCTGCCAGTCCGATCCGACCGAGGCCATCTTGGAACCGGGCAGCGCCTGCACCAGGCCGTACGCGCCGGAGGAGGGGTTGCGGGCGGTGACGTCCCAGCCGCTCTCACGCGTGACGATGTTGCTGAAGCACTGGAACTCGGTGCTGTCCATCATCCCGGCCGCGATCGACTGCGGCGAGCCCCCGGTGTACGAGCCGACGGGCGGCGCGGAGTCCGTGGTGGCGAGCTGCGACTTGGCCGCGGCGCGGGCGGCGGCCTGCTGTGCGGCGGTGGCGGCGTCGGCCTTGGCCTTCGCGTCGGCGGCGGCCTTCTGAGCCGCGGCGTCGGCTGCCGCCTTGTCGGCGTCGGCTTTGGCCTGCGCGTCGGCGGCGGCCTTCAGCCGGGCGGCCTCCTGCGCGGCCTTCTGCGCGGCGAGGTCGGCCGACTGCTGCTGAGCCGAGGACTGGACGGCGAAGTTGTCGCTGATGGCCTGCGCCTGGGTGGGCGACGGCACGTCCGCGAGGAGGGTGGCTCCCGCGACGTCGACCGACTGGGGCGTAGCGCCCTCGCTGCCCGACGCCACACCCACGACGGCACTGACGGCGGTGACAGCGGTGGCAGAGGCCACAGCGACTCCCCGGACCGAGATCCGAGTCACATGGTTTCCTTCCAGCGTCGACCCCGCGTGACCGTGAGGACGCAACATGCCCTGGTCACTGGCCTCCACCAGAGCTGGTCACGGGAGGCGCGGGCCCGGCGCCCGAGTGCCGGACAAGCCGGTGCGGGCAAGGAGTTCGGGCGGCGTACGGACCATCGATATTCAGCTGACGCCCAACACGCGGGCCGTACACGGGGCCTGACAGAGGTTTCACCATGCCGCAACCGGACACGGGTACGCAATTCCCAGCTGCGTGGCGAAGCTCACATCAACCCGGTGCGCGCCCGGCGACATCGGCCAGAGCGGGCAGGAGCAGTAGCACGTCCTGGTCGACCCCGAAGGCAATGAGTTCTGCCTGCTCAAGGCCCGCCTCAGCCCGCTCTGATGCCCGCCGGTCACCGTCCGCCGGCGGCTCACCGGGCACTCGGTGCGACGCGAGCCGTCGGCGGCGATCCGTCGGGCGGTCAGCCCCGCTCACGCGTCGTCAAGTGCGGCCCGCTCTCGGCTGGACCGCTCCAGTACGCGCAGGACCAGCAGGGCCG
Coding sequences within:
- a CDS encoding MFS transporter, encoding MSIDQQTSPLPTTTLPLRTAWLVLAVVVMADIMDLLDSSIANLAGPSIRADLGGGQVTVQWVLSAYTAAFALGLVASGRLGDLLGRRRLFLLGLTGFTLASLACGLAPDPAFLIVARTLQGLCGSVMIPQGMALMKIVFPPQHLRKALTPVGPLMGLTMVAGPILAGWLLHLDLFGSQWRSIFLINVPFGIAALLLGRRVLPHRGGEDPTARLDLTGIGLLTAASALLIVPLIQGRELGWPTWTYAMMAAAAALLALFVFSERRSEHPVITPSLLRKRSFVVGLMIVAGFYASLSAFVLVINLLLQLGLGWTPLRTGLTLIPWALGTAVAVLLAGAVLAEKLGRAGLRLGLAIAVIGLLALCWSTAHWGAGITIWNLAPALLLTGFGSGLVFVPLVDFILGDATTEEVGTGAGLLNAVQQFAGAIGVAAIGTVFFARVGHPSVHSYLAAAELVFAIAAVLNLLTLLLVGLLPEHAQQAHG
- a CDS encoding VOC family protein, which codes for MACRISELVLGCRDPEALARFWCEVLDFVVLHREDDGSLEIGPREGFGGPQPTIVLSRSDEPEPGKSRLHIDVNATDRDQDAELERLLALGARPADIGQSGQEQWHVLVDPEGNEFCLLKARLNPL
- a CDS encoding lytic transglycosylase domain-containing protein translates to MTRISVRGVAVASATAVTAVSAVVGVASGSEGATPQSVDVAGATLLADVPSPTQAQAISDNFAVQSSAQQQSADLAAQKAAQEAARLKAAADAQAKADADKAAADAAAQKAAADAKAKADAATAAQQAAARAAAKSQLATTDSAPPVGSYTGGSPQSIAAGMMDSTEFQCFSNIVTRESGWDVTARNPSSGAYGLVQALPGSKMASVGSDWQTNPATQIKWGLGYMNATYGSPCDAWSFWQVHHAY